The sequence CGCAATACCAAGATTGCGATTGTCGACGATAGCGGGCGTGAACGTGAGAAGTATCCCGTAGTGTATGGGGCTAAAATTAAAATCAAAGACGGCGATCCGGTGGTGGTTGGTCAGAAATTAGTTGAATGGGATCCCTATTCTCTGACAATTCTGACTGAGGTTGGCGGGAAGGTTGCTTATGGTGACATCGTCGAAGGTGTCACGATGAAGGACGAGTTCGACGAAGTGACCGGTTTGTCGCGTAAGGTCATCATTGAGCACAGCGGTCAGACTCTTCGCCCTCGCGTGTCTATTAAAGACGAAAGCGGGAAGACGGCCAAGGTTACTGGTGGCTCGAATGCGGTCGCGAGATACTTGCTGCCGGTTGGGGCTCATATCTTCGTTGAGAAGGGTGCCACAGTGTTTCCCGGAGATGTGTTGGCGAAGATTCCTCGTGAAACGACGAAGACTAAGGATATCACTGGTGGCCTTCCGCGCGTGGTGGAGCTCTTTGAGGCTCGGAAACCAAAAGAGCAGGCCGTCATCACCGAGATTGATGGAGAAGTCTCATACGGCGGATTCGTGAAAGGTCAACGCAAAGTCCTTGTCGACAATAAGATGGGCGACGTGAAGGAATACTTTATTCCAAAAGGTAAGCACGTCAATGTGCATGAAGGTGATTGGGTTCGCGCTGGGGAACCACTGATGGATGGATCAGCAAATCCTCATGACATCCTCGACGTGCTTGGACCCAATGAATTGCAAAAGTATCTCGTGGACGAAGTGCAGGACGTATATCGACTGCAGGGCGTTTCGATTAATGACAAGCACATTGAAATCATCGTGAGGCAAATGTTGCGCAAGGTCCGTATCGAAGACCCTGGCGACACGCAGTTTTTACCAGGTAGCCAAGTTAGCAAGAGTGTGTTTGAAAAAGAGAATGAACGAGTCCTGGAGAAAGATGGAACCCCGGCTTTAGGTAAGCCCGTGTTGCTCGGTATCACGAAGGCTGCCTTGACTACCGACAGCTTTATTTCAGCGGCGTCCTTCCAGGAGACAACGAGAGTCCTTACGGAAGCAGCGATCAACGGGCGTGAGGACAACCTGTTAGGCTTGAAGGAAAATGTCATTGTGGGGCGACTGATTCCAGCGGGGTCTGGATTTGAAGAGTACCGTGACACGTTCGTAATTAGTGAAAAAGTGGAATCCGTGCCAGTGGGTGCAGGTTCGGCTGTGACTCCGATATCACCAGATGCCACGATTCCAGCTGTTTCTGGAGAAACTTCCAGGTCATGACGAAAAGGGAATCTTCTTTACTTGACAGCGCGATGCTTCATCACTATAATTCTGCGGCTTTGGGCTTGATTGAAGTTGTTTTTTGGTTTTGAAGAGGGTCTAAATCTGATGCCGACGATTAATCAGCTGGTTCGAAAAGGGCGAGTCTTTATAAAGGCAAAAACAAAGAGCCCTGCTCTGAAGTCCTGCCCACAAAAGAGAGGTGTCTGCCTCAGGGTCTATACCACAACGCCTAAAAAGCCAAATTCGGCTTTGCGGAAAGTGGCGCGTGTGCGTCTCACGAATGGCATGGAAGTGACGACCTATATTCCTGGAGTCGGGCATAATCTTCAGGAACACTCGATTGTCCTCGTGCGTGGAGGGCGAGTCAAAGACCTTCCCGGTGTACGGTACCACTTAGTTCGTGGCGCCCTGGATGCAGTGGGTGTGGCTGACCGAAAGCAGAGTCGCTCGAAGTATGGAGCGAAGCGGCCTAAGTAGTTCTGACCGCTTGTACGATTCTAACAAAGATTTTATTTAATAGGATAATATGCCACGCAGTAGATTTTTAGGCCAACGAGAAGTGCTTCCTGATGTCCGATATCGCGACAAGCTTGTCGGGAAGTTCATTAATACGCTGATGAGTAACGGGAAAAAGAGTACTACCGAGCGGATATGTTATGGGGCATTCGATGTCATCCAGGAAAAAACTGGCGGCGACCCGTTGAAAGTATTCAAAGCTGCGGTGGACAACGTGAAGCCGATTGTTGAAGTCAAATCTCGTCGAGTTGGCGGAGCGTCCTATCAGGTTCCGGTTGAAATTAGGCCGGCTCGTCGAGTGTCATTAGCGCTCCGTTGGTTGTCGCAGTTTGCGCGTACGCGCGGTGGTAAAAGCATGCGTGAAAAGCTCGCAGCCGAGTTGATGGATGCATCGAACAATACCGGGGCTGCGGTAAAGAAACGGGAAGACGTACATCGGATGGCAGAGGCGAATAAAGCATTCGCCCATTATCGTTGGTAGCGTCATTCTGTGCTGCAGTTGAGCCGCGCTGCGATCCGCAGACCGAAGTGCTTCTACATCGCAGCAGCGTGATGCGGCTTGATCTGCAGCACAAGTGTTTTTAGGGGATTGAAGTGGCTCGTCAAACATCATTAGAGCATACGAGAAACATCGGCATCATGGCTCACATAGATGCGGGGAAGACTACAACCACCGAGCGAATTCTCTATTATACCGGCATGACCCATAAATTGGGCGAGGTTCATGAGGGTGCCGCTACGATGGATTGGATGGAGCAGGAGCGGGAGCGGGGTATCACTATTACAGCCGCTGCCACGACCTGTTTCTGGCGGGAACATCGAATCAATATTATTGATACCCCTGGGCACGTGGATTTTACGATCGAGGTGGAGCGTTCCTTGCGGGTCCTCGATGGCGCGGTGGCAGCATTCGATTCTGTGCAAGGAGTTGAGCCTCAGTCTGAGACGGTTTGGCGTCAAGCTGATAAGTATAATGTTCCACGCATCGCTTTTATGAATAAGATGGATCGGATTGGAGCCGATTTTTACGGCAGCGTCCAGTCCATTATTGATCGACTTGGGGCAACGCCGGTTCCGATTCAAATTCCAATCGGCCGTGAGGCTGAATTTAGAGGTTCGGTCGATCTGGTCAAGATGAAGGGGTACTTCTACGACGACGAGACATTGGGTGCGAAGTATAAAATTGGTGAGATTCCTGATGATCTCCTTGTCCAGGCAAAAGAGTATCGCGAAAAACTGCTCGACGCAGTCGCTGAATTTGATGACCAGGTGATGGAAAAGTATTTGAGTGGTCATTCGTTGACAGAAGAAGAAGTGATGCGTGCGATCCGAGCTGGGACCATTTCGATGAAAATTACTCCGGTGCTCTGCGGATCCGCCTTCAAGAATAAAGGGGTGCAGCAGTTGTTGGATGGTGTGGTCGACTATCTGCCGTCACCGCTGGATGTTCCTGCCGTGAAGGGGATAGAGCCTGTCGGTAATAAGGAAGTGGAGCGGAGGTCGGATGACAGCGAGCCGTTCGCGGCGTTGGCGTTCAAGATCATGTCTGATCCATTTGCTGGCCAGCTGACATTTTTCCGAGTCTATTCTGGAACTCTGAAGACTGGGACGCCGGTTCTCAATGTGACGAAGGGTACAAAGGATCGGATCGGGCGTCTCCTGAAGATGCACGCCAATAAACGGGAAGAGATCGATGAGGTCCATGCAGGGGACATCGTCGCGGCTGTGGGACTCAAGGGAGCGACCACTGGAGATACATTGGCGGATGAAAAGCAGCCGGTGTTGCTTGAAGTTATGAAGTTCCCTGAGCCGGTCATTGCGATGGCGATTGAGCCAAAAACAAAGCAAGATCAAGAAAAGATGGGCTTTGCGCTCCAGAAGCTGGCGCAGGAGGACCCATCATTCCGTGTGCGGACGGATGAAGAAACGGCGCAGACGATCATTGCCGGGATGGGAGAGCTCCATCTTGAGATTATTGTTGATCGGATGCTGCGTGAGTTTAAAGTCGAAGCCAACGTCGGAAAGCCAGAAGTAGCGTTCAGGGAAACAATCCGACGGAAGGCCGAGGCTGAATCCAAGTACATCAAGCAGACCGGCGGTCGTGGACAGTATGGTCATGTTGTGCTGACGGTTGAACCATCTGAGCCGGGCAAGGGGCTGGAATTTGTCAATAAGGTCGTAGGAGGGGCAATTCCTAAAGAGTATGTCCCTGCTATTGAAAAAGGGGTTCGCGAGCGAATGGAGACGGGAGTGGTTGCGGGATACCCTCTCCGGGACGTGAAGGTGACTGTTATCGATGGTTCCTACCATGACGTTGATTCTAATGAAATGGCGTTCAAGATTGCCGGTTCCATGGGCTTTGCTGATGCCTGTAAAAAGGCTGATCCGGTCTTGCTTGAGCCCATCATGAAAGTTGAAGTGTTGGTTCCTCAGGAATTTATGGGCGACGTCATTGGCAATTTGAACGGGCGGAGGGGCAAGGTTCAAGGTATGAAGGTCAGGGCTGGCGCGCAAGCAATCGATGCTGCAGTGCCCTTGATGGAAATGTTTGGCTATGCGACTGACCTTCGGTCTCGGACGCAAGGCCGGGCTACCTATAGTATGGAGTTTGAGCGGTACGACCAAGTGCCGAAGAATATTGCGGAAGCCATCATTAAGAAATAGTAGTTGGTGAATCAGGGAGGAGCGGGTTATGGCGAAGGCGAAATACGAGCGGAAGAAGCCGCACGTGAACATTGGGACGATCGGGCACGTGGACCACGGGAAGACGACGTTGACGGCGGCGTTGACGAAGGTGTGTGCCGACAAAGGGATGGCGAAATTCATCAGCTACGACGAAGTGGCTAAGGCCTCGGAGAGCCAGGGGCGCCGGGACGCGACCAAGATCATGACCATCGCCATCAGCCACGTGGAGTATGAGACCGACAACCGGCACTATGCGCACGTGGATTGCCCTGGTCACGCGGATTACGTCAAGAACATGATCACGGGGGCCGCCCAGATGGACGGGGCGATTCTCGTCGTGAGCGCGGCGGACGGCCCGATGCCCCAGACCCGCGAGCATATCCTGTTGGCACGGCAGGTCGGCGTGCCCTACATCGTGGTGTTCCTGAACAAAGCCGACAAAGTCGACGACAAAGAGCTCTTGGAACTCGTTGAATTGGAAGTGCGGGAGCTGCTGTCCAAGTATGGATTTCCGGGGGATAAGACGCCGATCATTCAAGGCAGTGCATTGCAGGCCATGGAGGGGAACCAGGGGCCTTTGGGTGTGCCGGCCATCATGAAGTTGCTCGAGGCCGTCGATACCTATATCCCGACCCCGCAGCGGCCGATCGACAAGCCGTTTCTCATGCCGATCGAAGACGTCTTCACCATCAGTGGCCGCGGTACCGTCGTGACGGGGCGCTGCGAGCGTGGGATCGTGAAAGTGGGTGATGAGATCGAGATCGTCGGATTGCGGGCGACGCAGACCACCATCGTGACCGGGGTGGAGATGTTCCGGAAAGTGCTCGATGAAGGGCAGGCAGGGGACAACATCGGGGTGTTGTTGCGCGGGACGAAGAAAGAGGACGTGGAGCGGGGGATGGTGTTGTCGAAGCCGAAGAGCATCACGCCGCATACGAAGTTCAAAGCGGAGATCTATGTATTGACCAAGGAAGAAGGGGGGCGGCATACGCCGTTCTTCAATGGGTATCGGCCGCAATTCTATTTCCGGACGACGGATGTGACCGGGGTGGTGCAGTTGAATCCAGGGGTCGAGATGGTGATGCCGGGGGACAACGTGAGCGTGACGGGGGAGTTGATCAGTCCGATCGCGATGGATCAGGGGTTGCGGTTTGCCGTGCGGGAAGGTGGCAAGACGGTGGGCTCGGGGGTCGTAACGGAAATCCTGGCGTAGGTCGGAACGCGCTCAGTTGATAGATTAGGAGTAACGACGTGAAGGTCGATCAGCGGATTAGAATTAGATTGAGGGGTTTCGACTATCGGGTGCTCGATCAGTCTGTGAGCGAAATTGTTGAGACTGTTCGACGGAGTGGTGCAAGAGTGGTCGGGCCGATCCCGCTTCCCACTCGAATTGAAAAGATCACGGTTCAGCGGTCGACACATGCCGATAAGAAGTCGCGTGAACAGTTTGAAATGCGCACGCATAAACGGTTGCTCGATATCATGGAGCCGACGCCTGAAACGATGGATTCATTGATGAAGCTCAATTTGGCGGCCGGTGTGGACGTAGAGATAAAGTTATAAGCCCCGAGTGCTAACGACTGAACTCTAAGGGGCGGCACTCAGGGCGCAACATACAGCATTGGACGAATATGACAAACGGATTGATTGGAAAGAAACTTGGAATGACGCAAGTGTTTGACGAGACTCGCTTGACGCCGGTGACTGTCATTGAGGCTGGTCCATGCCGAGTTGTCACTGTGCGGACAAACGAACGAGACCGATACGAGGCGGTTCAACTTTCGTTCGGTGAAGTGAAGGAGCGTAAGCTTTCAAAGCCGGAACTTGGGCATCTGAAGAAAAATCAAGCGCCAGCCAGCCGCATTTTGCGAGAATTTAAGAAAGACGGTGAAACGACGGTGGGACAATTCGTCACGGTCGAGATGTTTAAGAAGGGTGATTGGGTTGATGTGATCGGCGTTTCAAAGGGTAAGGGGTTTCAGGGTGTTGTGAAGCGACATCACTATGCCGGTGGGCCTGAATCGCATGGGTCCATGTTTCATCGGGCTCCTGGGTCAATTGGAGCCAGTTCATTCCCATCTCGTGTCTGGAAGGGGAAAACGCTGCCAGGTCATATGGGGTCGGAACGGGTTACCGTTCATCGGTTGAAGGTCATTGAGTCACGGTTGGACGAAAATCTCCTATTTGTGCGCGGTGCGGTTCCCGGGGCGGCGAATGGGATCGTTGTCGTGCGGAAGTCTAAGAAGAGTTAGATATGCCT is a genomic window of Candidatus Nitrospira kreftii containing:
- a CDS encoding 30S ribosomal protein S10, with protein sequence MKVDQRIRIRLRGFDYRVLDQSVSEIVETVRRSGARVVGPIPLPTRIEKITVQRSTHADKKSREQFEMRTHKRLLDIMEPTPETMDSLMKLNLAAGVDVEIKL
- a CDS encoding 30S ribosomal subunit protein S7; amino-acid sequence: MPRSRFLGQREVLPDVRYRDKLVGKFINTLMSNGKKSTTERICYGAFDVIQEKTGGDPLKVFKAAVDNVKPIVEVKSRRVGGASYQVPVEIRPARRVSLALRWLSQFARTRGGKSMREKLAAELMDASNNTGAAVKKREDVHRMAEANKAFAHYRW
- a CDS encoding 30S ribosomal protein S12, with the translated sequence MPTINQLVRKGRVFIKAKTKSPALKSCPQKRGVCLRVYTTTPKKPNSALRKVARVRLTNGMEVTTYIPGVGHNLQEHSIVLVRGGRVKDLPGVRYHLVRGALDAVGVADRKQSRSKYGAKRPK
- a CDS encoding protein chain elongation factor EF-Tu, possible GTP-binding factor (duplicate of tufA) — translated: MAKAKYERKKPHVNIGTIGHVDHGKTTLTAALTKVCADKGMAKFISYDEVAKASESQGRRDATKIMTIAISHVEYETDNRHYAHVDCPGHADYVKNMITGAAQMDGAILVVSAADGPMPQTREHILLARQVGVPYIVVFLNKADKVDDKELLELVELEVRELLSKYGFPGDKTPIIQGSALQAMEGNQGPLGVPAIMKLLEAVDTYIPTPQRPIDKPFLMPIEDVFTISGRGTVVTGRCERGIVKVGDEIEIVGLRATQTTIVTGVEMFRKVLDEGQAGDNIGVLLRGTKKEDVERGMVLSKPKSITPHTKFKAEIYVLTKEEGGRHTPFFNGYRPQFYFRTTDVTGVVQLNPGVEMVMPGDNVSVTGELISPIAMDQGLRFAVREGGKTVGSGVVTEILA
- a CDS encoding 50S ribosomal subunit protein L3; its protein translation is MTNGLIGKKLGMTQVFDETRLTPVTVIEAGPCRVVTVRTNERDRYEAVQLSFGEVKERKLSKPELGHLKKNQAPASRILREFKKDGETTVGQFVTVEMFKKGDWVDVIGVSKGKGFQGVVKRHHYAGGPESHGSMFHRAPGSIGASSFPSRVWKGKTLPGHMGSERVTVHRLKVIESRLDENLLFVRGAVPGAANGIVVVRKSKKS
- a CDS encoding protein chain elongation factor EF-G, GTP-binding yields the protein MAHIDAGKTTTTERILYYTGMTHKLGEVHEGAATMDWMEQERERGITITAAATTCFWREHRINIIDTPGHVDFTIEVERSLRVLDGAVAAFDSVQGVEPQSETVWRQADKYNVPRIAFMNKMDRIGADFYGSVQSIIDRLGATPVPIQIPIGREAEFRGSVDLVKMKGYFYDDETLGAKYKIGEIPDDLLVQAKEYREKLLDAVAEFDDQVMEKYLSGHSLTEEEVMRAIRAGTISMKITPVLCGSAFKNKGVQQLLDGVVDYLPSPLDVPAVKGIEPVGNKEVERRSDDSEPFAALAFKIMSDPFAGQLTFFRVYSGTLKTGTPVLNVTKGTKDRIGRLLKMHANKREEIDEVHAGDIVAAVGLKGATTGDTLADEKQPVLLEVMKFPEPVIAMAIEPKTKQDQEKMGFALQKLAQEDPSFRVRTDEETAQTIIAGMGELHLEIIVDRMLREFKVEANVGKPEVAFRETIRRKAEAESKYIKQTGGRGQYGHVVLTVEPSEPGKGLEFVNKVVGGAIPKEYVPAIEKGVRERMETGVVAGYPLRDVKVTVIDGSYHDVDSNEMAFKIAGSMGFADACKKADPVLLEPIMKVEVLVPQEFMGDVIGNLNGRRGKVQGMKVRAGAQAIDAAVPLMEMFGYATDLRSRTQGRATYSMEFERYDQVPKNIAEAIIKK